Proteins found in one Flavobacterium channae genomic segment:
- the rnpA gene encoding ribonuclease P protein component produces MKFTYPKHEKLKSKTTIDLLFSEGKSVSKYPLRLVYVENTEPNAELIKMGVSVSKKYFKKAVNRNYFKRVLRETYRLNKHLLIDHLEKPYAFMFFYQSKERLSYQEIEEKTIQLFQKFNERQK; encoded by the coding sequence ATGAAATTCACTTATCCCAAACACGAAAAATTAAAAAGCAAAACCACAATTGACTTGTTGTTTTCGGAAGGGAAATCAGTTTCAAAATATCCGTTGCGTTTGGTTTATGTTGAAAATACAGAGCCTAATGCGGAACTGATTAAAATGGGTGTTTCCGTTTCTAAAAAATACTTCAAAAAAGCGGTCAATCGTAATTATTTCAAACGTGTTTTGCGTGAAACGTATCGTTTAAACAAGCATCTTTTGATTGATCATTTGGAAAAACCGTATGCATTTATGTTTTTTTATCAATCGAAAGAGCGACTTTCTTATCAAGAAATCGAAGAGAAAACCATCCAACTTTTTCAAAAATTCAACGAAAGGCAGAAGTAA